A genomic window from Glycine max cultivar Williams 82 chromosome 17, Glycine_max_v4.0, whole genome shotgun sequence includes:
- the EF1BGAMMA4 gene encoding elongation factor 1-gamma: MTPLILHAGKTNKNSYKTLIAAEYAGVQVDFAPNFEMGVSNKTPEFLKINPIGKVPVLETPDGPIFESNAIARYVTRLKGDNTLYGSSLIEYAHIEQWIDFSSLEIDANIIKWYAPRVGRGPYLPPAEEAAISALKRALGALNTHLASNTYLVGHSVTLADIIMTCNLYLGFANILVKSFTSEFPHVERYFWTLVNQPNFRKIIGQVKQAEAIPPVQSAKKPSQPKESKAKAKDEPKKEANKVPEKPKEEAEEEAPKPKPKNPLDLLPPSPMILDEWKRLYSNTKTNFREVAIKGFWDMYDPEGYSLWFCDYKYNDENTVSFVTLNKVGGFLQRMDLARKYAFGKMLVIGSVPPFKVKGLWLFRGQEIPKFVIDECYDMELYEWTKVDISDEAQKERVNQMIEDYEPFEGEALLDAKCFK; encoded by the exons ATGACGCCGCTG ATCCTGCATGCTGGGAAAACCAACAAAAATTCTTACAAGACACTCATTGCAGCCGAGTATGCTGGCGTCCAAGTTGATTTTGCCCCTAATTTTGAGATGGGTGTCTCCAATAAAACTCCTGAATTTCTCAAGATCAATCCTATTGGCAAG GTTCCTGTGCTGGAAACCCCCGATGGTCCAATATTCGAGAGCAATGCCATTGCTCGCTATG TTACCCGGCTGAAAGGTGATAACACTTTGTATGGATCTTCCTTGATTGAATAT GCCCACATTGAACAGTGGATTGATTTTTCATCATTGGAGATTGATGCTAATATTATCAAGTGGTATGCCCCAAGAGTTGGACGAGGACCATATCTTCCTCCA GCTGAGGAGGCTGCAATTTCTGCACTAAAGAGAGCTTTGGGTGCTTTGAACACACACCTTGCTTCCAATACTTACCTGGTTGGGCATTCTGTGACCCTGGCCGACATCATAATGACATGCAATTTGTATTTGGGTTTTGCAAACATCCTGGTTAAGAGCTTTACCTCTGAGTTTCCTCATGTTGAGAGATACTTTTGGACCTTGGTCAATCAGCCAAACTTCCGAAAAATAATTGGGCAGGTCAAGCAGGCTGAAGCTATTCCTCCTGTTCAATCTGCAAAGAAGCCTTCCCAGCCAAAAGAATCCAAGGCCAAGGCAAAAGATGAACCAAAGAAAGAGGCAAACAAGGTGCCAGAAAAGCCCAAAGAAGAAGCAGAAGAGGAGGCACCCAAGCCCAAACCCAAGAATCCCCTTGATCTTCTCCCTCCAAGTCCGATGATACTGGATGAGTGGAAAAGACTCTACTCAAACACTAAAACCAACTTCAGGGAGGTTGCTATCAAAG GATTTTGGGACATGTATGATCCCGAGGGATACTCTCTCTGGTTTTGTGATTACAAATACAACGACGAGAATACTGTTTCTTTTGTGACATTGAACAAGGTTGGTGGATTTCTTCAGCGGATGGATTTGGCTCGCAAGTATGCATTTGGAAAGATGCTTGTGATTGGATCAGTTCCACCATTTAAGGTGAAGGGGCTGTGGCTTTTCCGTGGGCAAGAAATCCCAAAATTTGTGATTGATGAATGCTATGACATGGAGCTCTACGAATGGACTAAGGTTGACATCTCTGATGAAGCTCAAAAGGAGCGTGTCAATCAGATGATTGAAGATTATGAACCTTTTGAGGGCGAGGCTCTTTTGGATGCCAAGTGCTTCAAGTGA